A genomic segment from Dermacentor silvarum isolate Dsil-2018 chromosome 11, BIME_Dsil_1.4, whole genome shotgun sequence encodes:
- the LOC119432509 gene encoding neprilysin-1-like, which produces MASACLAISLLTLLARLAAPANRARRGVCRTRACVALNDMLVAASNASVDPCDDFYEYVCGRWTEPASVYEKHLSLFVDKVIDVLVRASMNNPMRNPTQQAAMLLQSCLAIVEDGRDEVGAFKSRLTKLGITWPHVNSESEELTVAAAKVFEAFRISPLLTIRTSQTKVGEVFLRIEPGDALPNWVQMRAPLLQQGTYRTYYEQAAALYDSNATPTMSFQEFSGLESVLVPGLMSADRGDAEIIELESIDRLSHYLKPDRFVRLHAFLKYGLKLPSSTRVQIRSADYTKRLQGLSKQLGEQRLEFYLGWCVVQAMWRFISKPFSQLWYQSVRSALNADVERPSHADCIELTESLLGWTVYTEFSRTHVDAEARNDIDEIARAIAALFINRLKHSRWSFIADQVSLDKRDFEDILFHAKRFNEQRLSDVFDTVAMNVSLLQNWMAVAKANARIPDEEWREVSSSYMKQLRESDGYVFFDFQRSAIRIPPLFPMLPLYDHNSTVAAKYGAIGMLLGAAAVRLFVSRLPNNSAALTKVEERLACFALARALPAAPPRVSQHAYLAAAVDLVWDAFASADAQASAAVGDLSNYSSSATFFMVMCHLLCSMGASLMAELSCNQVVKNSRAFARVFNCEVGRPMNPAKKCDFFSYA; this is translated from the exons ATGGCGTCGGCTTGCCTGGCAATCAGCCTGCTCACCCTGCTGGCGCGCCTGGCTGCGCCGGCGAATAGAGCGCGCCGCGGGGTCTGCCGGACGCGGGCGTGCGTGGCGCTCAACGACATGCTGGTGGCTGCGTCCAACGCCAGCGTCGACCCCTGCGACGACTTCTACGAGTACGTGTGCGGCCGCTGGACGGAGCCTGCCTCCGTGTACGAGAAACACCTCAGCCTATTCGTCGACAAG GTAATCGACGTTCTGGTGCGAGCCAGCATGAACAACCCAATGAGGAACCCGACGCAACAGGCCGCCATGCTGCTGCAGAGCTGTTTAGCCATCGTCGAGGACGGCAGGGACGAAGTGGGTGCCTTCAAGAGCAGGCTCACTAAGCTGGGCATCACGTGGCCGCATGTCAACAGCGAGAGCGAAGAGCTCACCGTAGCGGCAGCCAAGGTGTTCGAGGCGTTTCGGATCTCACCGCTGCTTACCATCCGCACGAGTCAAACCAAGGTAGGCGAAGTGTTCCTTCGCATCGAGCCTGGTGATGCACTGCCCAACTGGGTCCAGATGCGGGCACCGCTGTTACAACAAGGCACATACCGCACCTATTACGAACAGGCTGCAGCACTCTACGACAGCAACGCGACACCTACAATGAGTTTCCAGGAGTTCAGTGGGTTAGAAAGCGTGCTCGTTCCGGGATTGATGTCCGCTGACCGTGGTGACGCCGAAATCATCGAGCTAGAATCTATTGACCGGCTCAGTCATTACCTAAAACCCGACAGGTTCGTGCGCCTCCACGCATTCTTGAAATATGGTCTGAAACTGCCGTCATCGACGAGGGTGCAGATTCGCTCTGCAGACTACACGAAGCGTCTGCAGGGCTTATCGAAGCAGCTTGGTGAACAACGGTTGGAGTTCTATCTGGGCTGGTGCGTGGTGCAGGCCATGTGGCGATTCATCAGCAAACCATTCTCGCAGCTTTGGTATCAAAGCGTACGCTCCGCCCTGAACGCGGACGTTGAGCGACCCAGCCATGCAGACTGTATCGAGTTAACCGAGTCGCTGCTGGGCTGGACCGTGTACACAGAATTCTCGAGGACTCACGTGGACGCCGAAGCGCGGAACGACATCGATGAGATAGCACGGGCCATTGCTGCCCTCTTCATCAACCGCCTCAAACACAGTCGGTGGTCCTTTATCGCCGATCAAGTTTCGCTCGACAAGCGGGACTTCGAGGACATCCTCTTCCACGCTAAACGGTTCAACGAGCAAAGACTCAGTGACGTGTTCGACACGGTCGCTATGAACGTTTCGTTGCTGCAGAATTGGATGGCAGTTGCCAAGGCCAACGCGCGCATCCCAGATGAAGAGTGGCGGGAGGTGTCCTCTAGCTACATGAAGCAGCTCCGCGAGTCCGACGGTTACGTGTTCTTCGACTTCCAGAGGTCGGCTATTCGCATCCCTCCGCTCTTCCCTATGCTACCCCTGTACGACCACAACTCTACGGTAGCGGCCAAGTACGGAGCCATCGGAATGCTGCTGGGGGCGGCCGCCGTACGGCTCTTCGTGAGCCGCCTACCCAACAACTCGGCTGCGCTCACGAAGGTCGAAGAGAGGCTCGCCTGCTTCGCTTTAGCCCGCGCTTTGCCCGCAGCCCCGCCACGAGTCAGCCAGCACGCATACCTGGCCGCAGCAGTCGACCTCGTCTGGGACGCCTTCGCCTCGGCCGACGCCCAGGCGTCAGCGGCGGTCGGAGACCTCAGCAACTACAGCAGCAGCGCGACGTTCTTCATGGTGATGTGTCATCTCCTGTGCAGCATGGGCGCGTCACTCATGGCCGAGCTCAGCTGCAACCAGGTTGTCAAGAACAGCCGCGCATTCGCGCGAGTCTTTAACTGCGAAGTTGGCAGGCCTATGAATCCTGCGAAAAAGTGCGATTTTTTCTCGTATGCGTGA